A part of Carassius carassius chromosome 4, fCarCar2.1, whole genome shotgun sequence genomic DNA contains:
- the mpzl2b gene encoding myelin protein zero-like protein 2b: MSRVWIYLFPALCALVLPGVHQVKGIEVLTSSELEAVNGTDVRLKCTFKSTHPLSENSVSVSWIFRGLGKTGEESFFHYKGQAYPPEVGTFKDHAVWSGNVMKGDASITLKNVQFRFNGTYICQVQNPPDFQGFAGEISLRVVQKVSFSEIGILAIAVGGCIGVILLILIIYIVVRVFRRRGNDTDIEMENHGSKDQVL, translated from the exons ATGAGTCGAGTCTGGATCTACCTGTTCCCTGCGCTATGTGCGCTTGTCTTGCCAG GTGTACATCAGGTGAAGGGAATTGAGGTGCTTACGTCCTCAGAGTTGgaggcagtcaatgggacagatGTACGGctcaaatgtacatttaaatctaCCCATCCGCTCTCTGAAAACAGTGTCTCTGTATCCTGGATCTTCCGAGGACTTGGAAAGACGGGAGAAGAATCG TTTTTTCATTACAAAGGACAGGCATATCCCCCGGAAGTTGGCACATTTAAGGATCATGCTGTATGGTCTGGTAATGTAATGAAGGGTGATGCATCCATCACGCTGAAGAATGTGCAGTTCCGCTTCAATGGTACCTACATCTGCCAAGTCCAAAATCCGCCTGACTTCCAGGGCTTTGCAGGCGAGATCAGTCTCAGAGTCGTTCAAAAAG TTTCATTCTCTGAAATTGGAATACTGGCGATAGCTGTGGGTGGATGCATTGGTGTCATTCTCCTGATCCTCATCATTTATATTGTTGTGCGGGTTTTCCGGAGACGGGGCAATGACACGGATATTGAGATGGAGAACCACGGATCCAAGGATCAGGTGCTGTGA